The Gemmatimonadetes bacterium SCN 70-22 DNA window GGACCAGCAGCGCCGCAGCGCCAAGCAAGGCGAGCAGGGGACCGCCTGTGCGCTCGTTGAGTTGGTCGCGAAGGGGAGTGAGGACGACGCCATTCCTGCCGTACGTGGCGGGATACGCGTCGCGGAGGCGATCGAACACGCGCTCGACGTCACGCGCGGCGACGGCCATCGGGACGCCGTCCCTCAGGCGCGCGACCGCCTGCAAATGACGACAGTCGCGACATGCCGAGCCGCTGGTATCGGCGTAGCCGAGTGGGCGCAGGATCTCCGCACCCGGACTCAGCACGCTCTCGTAATTCGCCGGGAGCACGCCAATCACGCGGTGCTTCACGTCGCCGAGCGTGATGGTACGCCCGACGATGCCGGAGTCACCTCCAAAGCGCTGCTGCCACAACCGGTGGGCGAGGAGGACGACCGTGGTGGCGTTCGGGCGGTCCTCCTCGGGCGTGAAGTCGCGACCGAATGCGACACGGACGCCCATGACCTCGAGCCAGTTGGCGGACACGGCCAGTCCCCTGAGGCGCGACGCGCCGGACTCGTCGGTGAGCGTTGGGGCGTAGTCTCGTGCGGCGGCGACGTGGGACAGCGACGGCGTCTCGCGCCGGAGGTCGGCAATCGTTCGGTATCCGAGTCGTCCCGCGCTGGCGTCGCCGAAGCGTTCGCGGAGGGTGACGATGCGATCGGCATCGCGGAATGGAAGCGCTCCCCACAGCGCCGGCCGGGCGATCGCGACGATGGCACAGGCTGCGCCGACACCGAGGGCGAGCGTCAGGCTGGCGGCGAGGGTGAAGCCCGGGGTGCGACGCAGCCGGCGTGCCGCCAACCCGAGGTCGAAGCCGATGTCGGACATGAGCCCCCTGGTGAAGGGAATTGCCTGATGATCGCGCTCACGGCGGAGTACCGCGGCGAGTGCCTCACGCCAGAATCGGCGACGTGCCGCCCGGACCGCCTCGGGAGCGGTGGCGGCCTCGTGGAACGCCTCGACCAGGTCACCCACGAGGAACTCGCGCTCGTGTTCCGGGACGCGCCGCTCGAGGAGCCAGAGCGCGATGCGCGGAGGGCGCGGCGCGGTGCGATCCTCGGCGCGCGACATCACCCATCCAACTGCGCCGACAGTCCACGCGACAGCGCCCGCATCGCCCGCCACGCCTCGGTGATCGCGACGCGACCGGCGGGGAGCACGTCGTAGTGCCGCCGACGCCGTCCGCCGCGCTGCGGGAGCGGATCGCCGACCCGCGACCGCACGTATCCCTTTTCCTCGAGCCGGGCGAGCGCCGTGTAGACGGCGCCGAGCGTGACGTCGCGTCCGGCGCGCTCCGCGATCTCGCGCTGGACCGCCGCGCCGAAGCCGGCGTCACCGAGGCGCAGGAGCGCCAGCATCACCAGCTGTTCGACGTCGCCGAGGGGCATGTCATATCTCCGTGATATACGAATATATCATCCCTCGCGATCGTGCAATGGGGGAGGGAGGGGACGCCCGAGGCCGTCGTGCGAGGCCGTCATGCGAGGCCGTCGTGCGAGGCCGTCATGCGAGGCCGTCATGCGAGGCCGTCATGCGAGGCCGTCATGCGAGGCCGTCATGCGAGGCCGCTGGCGCCGCGCCGCCGGTCGCCGAGCGGCGGCGCGGCCCTCAGCTGTCGCCCTTCAGCTTCCTGAACTGCGCCTCCACCGACTCGGGGACGAAGAGGTTGTCGGCAATCGCCGCCACCTCCTCCGCATCGCGCCACGCCTGCTCCAGCTGCGCCAGCTCGCCCTCCAGCGCGCGTCGCTCGGCTTCCTCGTGCAGCGCCATCTCCAGCGCCAGCCGCTGCGGCGCCGGGAGCGAGAAGAGGCCGTACTTGTTGAACTCGGCGCGTCGCGACCGCGACTTGGCAGGCGACGCTCCGGTCGTCATCGGCTTGATCGCGCCTTGCGCCTGGCGGCCGGCGTGCCGCAGGTAGCGCTCCGAGTCGCCCACCGCCTCGATCTGCCGTACTGCGTCGGCGATCTCCGCCTGCTTCCCCCCGAACCGGTTGACCTTGGGGAGGACGATGGACGCGATGCGCTCGGCCTCGGCGCCGGCGAAGTGCGCCGAGCCGTTCTTGAAGCGCAGGAACAGGTCCAGCGCACCGTCGTCAGCTGCAGCGATGGCCGACTCGGCGAGGTGACGCCGCCGGACCTGGATGATCCCGTGCTGCTGCGTGCGGATGCGGGCGACGACAGTTTCCGGATAGCCGTAGATGAGGCTGCGCCCCAGGAGCATGAAGCTGTAGCCGAAGGCGCCGATCGCCACCCCCGCGGCAGCACCCGCGGCGTAGAGCGCGGTGACCGCGGCCATCCCCCCTCCGGCGGCGAGGATCGCCCGCTTGCGGCGGCGCCCGAACTGGTCGCCATAGCGCCAGGCGGCGAACTCGGGGCGTTGCGGCTGGCCGATGCGCACCAGCGTCGTCCCCTCGGGGAGCCGGGCCAGCCCGATGTTGTCGGTCGAGACGCGGCGGCGCGTGTCGCGATACAGGCGCTCGGCCTGCTCGATGGCTTCCCAGCGCTCCTCGAGCGGGGTGAGGTTCCATCGCTCGCACTGGCGGCAGACGACCCACAGACGGCCGCGCGCCGGGTCGAAGGCCAGCCGCTCGCCGACGGGGAAGGCCTCGAGCGAGTAGTTCTGGCCGAGCGGCTTGTTGCAGAAGATGCAGGTGGAGAACATCGACTCCCTCTCGTCCGTCCCGAATACTACACGAGGAGACGGCGTGAGGGTTTCGCGATGCCCGGCCAACTTGCGCTGGCAGGCTCATGGGGCGAACATCGCGGGGGTTGGTCCTCACCTTCAACCTCACGCGGAGCCATGCGTCGTACGACAGCGGCACTGCAGGTCGCGCTCCTCGCCTTGGCCCTCGTCGTCGCCGGGCCGGCGGCGGGTCGGGCCCAACAAGGCGACTGGGCCAACCTGGCGCGGTACCGAGAGGCCAATATCGCGCTCGGCGCCCCAGCCCCCGGCGACGCGCGAGTCGTCTTCATGGGGAACTCGATCACGGAGGGGTGGGCGCCGTATTTCGCCACGATGTTCCCCGGCAAGCAATACGTGGGGCGGGGGATCAGCGGGCAGACGACGCCGCAGATGCTGGTGCGCTTTCGCCAGGACGTGATCGCCCTCAGGCCGGCCGTGGTCGTGATCCTTGCCGGGACCAACGACATTGCCGGCAACACGGGGCCGTCGACGCTCGAGATGATCGAGGACAACCTGGCGTCGATGGCCGAGCTGGCCCAGGCCAATGGGATCCGCGTGGTCCTCTCGTCGGTGCTCCCGGTCTGGGACTATCCGTGGAAGCGAGGGGTGGAGCCGGCGCCAAGGATCGTGGCGCTGAATGACTGGATGAGGCGCTACGCAGCGTCACGCGGCATGGTGTACCTCGACTATCACTCGGCGATGGCCGACGAGCGGAACGGGCTGCGCGCCGATCTGTCCGGCGACGGGGTGCACCCTAACGAGGCGGGATACCGGGTGATGGCGCCGTTGGCGGAAGCGGCGATCGCGGAGGCGTTGCGCTCGAAGTAGGGGTGGCGGCGGGGCGGGGAGGCTCACGCTTCGAGCGCCATGTCCGTCGCGTTCAGGCGGCCTCGGCCTTGCGGCCATTGCGGGGAGCGGGGGAATCACGTATCAAAGGTCGCTTGCCCCCCGCGCGAGGAGGAATTCGCCATGAGACTGCGTTCGCGGGTCGCTGCGCTGCTCTCGCTGTGCGGCGCGATCTCGGGCGCCGCGGCCCAGGACCACGCGCACCCGAATGCCGCCGCAGCCGAACAGCTCGGCGCGGTGCACTTCCCGACCTCATGCGCGCCCGGCGTCGCGCTCGCGTTCGATCGCGCGGTCGCCCTGCTGCACTCGTTCGAGTTCGGCGCCGCCATTCGGGCGTTCTCGCAGGTCGCGGCCGCCGACTCCAGCTGCGCCATGGCCCACTGGGGCGTTGCCATGAGCCGTTGGTCCAACCCTCTGGCACCGGGCGTGCGCGCGCCGGCCCAGCTCGAACCCGGGCTCGCGGCGGCCCGGGCGGCGGCCAGGCTGGGGGGGCGCGCCACGCCGCGCGAGCGCGCGTACATCGGCGCGATCGGCAAACTCTACGATGCGTAGGAGCGGGTAGACCAGGCCACACGCGTGGCAGCGTACGAGCGGGCCATGGACGACGTGGCCAGGGCATACCCGTCGGACACGGAAGCGAAGATCTTCCACGCGGTGGCGCTCGTGGCGTCGGCCTCACCCACGGACAAGACGTACGCCAGGCAGTTGCAGGCGGCGGAAGTCCTGGAGGCGCTCTGGAAGTCGCAGCCCAACCACCCGGGGCTCGCGCACTACATCATCCACGCCTACGACTACCCGCCGCTCGCGGCCAGGGCGCGAATGGCGGCACAGCGCTACGCGCAGATCGCCCCGTCGGCGGCGCACGCGCTGCACATGCCTTCGCACACCTTCACGCGCGTGGGGCTGTGGGAGGAGTCCATCGCAACGAACCGCAAATCGTACGAGGTCGCGCTCCGCGAGGGCTCGATTGCCGAGGCGCTGCACGCGCTGGATTACGCCACCTATGCCTATTTGCAGCTGCGTCGCGACTCGGCGGCCAGGGCGGTGGTCGACGGGCTCCCCGCACTCGCGGCGCGGTTCGACGTGCGTGCCGTGACCGGAGCGGCCCCGGGGTCGGCGGGGGTCTTCGCGCTGGCCGCGATTCCGGCGCGCTACGCGCTGGAGCGCCGCGAGTGGGAGGAGGCCGCGCGGCTCGAGCCGGTGCGAAGCGACTTCCCCTGGACGGAGGCGATGGTGTACTTCGCCCGGGCGCTGGGGGGGGCGCACAGCGGCGCGCTCGATCTCGCGCGTGCCGCCACCGACTCGCTCGCGGAGATCCACCGCCGGCTGTCCGCCGCGGGCGAAGGCTACTGGGCGGAACAGGTCGCGATCGAGCACCTCGGGGCGCAGGCCTGGCTCGCCCATGCGGAACGACGGGACAGCGCCGCGTTGCACCTGATGCGTGAGGGCGCGCAGCGCGAAGGCGCCACCGAGAAGTCGGCGGTGACGCCGGGGCCGCTCGTCCCGGCCCGCGAGCTGCTCGGCGACCTGCTGCTGGCGCTGGGGCGCCCGCGGGAGGCGCTCGCCGAGTACCAGGCGGCGCTCGCGAGCGAGCCCAATCGCTACCTGACGCTCGACGGGGCGCGGCGCGCAGCGGGGGCGGCCGGGGACCGCGCGCTGGAGGAGGGCTACGCCGCCCGGCTGCGCGCGCTCACGGGAAGGTGAGCGCGCGTGACGCGAGGAGCAGGGCGCGGTTGATACCGGCGTGCGTGGAGAGGGACCCAGCGACGAACGGGAGGGAGTGACGCATCCCTCCCGCTCGCCGTCTCGCGGCCCGGTGCACCGTGCGGCTACGGCGCCACGAAGGTCCCTCCGTCCCACACCCACGACAGCCGCGCCGCGAAGGCCGACGCCAGCACCTCCGCCGGGGAGTAGACGAGGCTGAGCTCGTCGCCGAGTGTGGTGACGCCCGCGACCAGGCCGGTGATGTTCCGGAACGTCGACCACGAGACCGACGCGAGCGTCGTCGGCATCGGTACGGGCGTCGCGATGGGATAGAAGCCCGCCAGCGCCAGCTGCGGCGCGACGGCGACGAAGGCGCTGTTGGTCTGCACCGTCGCACATGCGGCGCTCGTGCACTCGATCGCGTCCCAATTCTGTGCGGCTGCGGAGGTCGATCGTGCCACGACCTCGAACGGAGCGGCGGTGCCGGCGACGCGCGCCAGCGCCATCGGGTCCGTGTCCGCATCGACCAGCGCCGTCGCTGGGACCACTTGAATCGAGCGACCCAGCCAGGGGAGCGGATCGGACGGCGGCGCCACGCCGGCCACTCCCCGTGGGAGCGGAAGTACGGGGGCCAGGAGCGGGAGGAGCGCCCCCTGTGCATGGAGCGCGGCGCGAGCCGCTTCGACGGCAGGGGCGAAGTCGCTGCGCATGCCGAAGGAGAGGGGAATGGCGGGCTGCGATGCCCCCGCGGGGCGATCGTTGGCCAGCATCACCAGGCTGAGGGGGGCGCGCCCCGCCGTCCATCACGCCCGCGCCGTCGTGCACCGTCCCCACGACCAGGTACTCGGGTTCGAGCATCGCCCGCAGCCCCTGGCACATCAGGGGGTGATCGTCCACGACCAGCACCTTCGTCCTGCCCACGCTCCCCTCCGACCGCGCGCTCCCCAATGAGTAGGGGTGGACGCGAGGCGGTGCAACCAGCCCCGGCCGCTCACCCCCCGCGCATCGCCACCACCGGTTCGATGCGTGCCGCGCGCGCCGCCGGGACCCAGCACGCGGCCACGCCGACGGCGATCATGGCGGTCCCGACCGCGGCCAGCGTGAGCGGGTCGTGTGGCGCGACGCCGAAGAGGAGCCCGCGGATGAGGCGGTTCACGATCACCGCCCCGCCCGCGCCTAACGCGACCCCTGCCGCCAGCAGCATCCCCCCCTCGCGCAGGATCATGCGCTGCACGCGCGCGGCATCGGCCCCCAGGCTCATGCGGATCCCGATCTCGTTGGTGCGCGCGCTCACCGAGAAGGCGAGGACGCCGGCAATCCCCACCGCGGCGATGATCACGGCCAGCATCCCGAAGGCCGAGACCAGGATGGCGTTGAGGCGGCGAGGGGCGACGCTCTCTTCCTTGATTTGCGAGACGGTGAGGACGTGCTCGATGGGGTCGTGGGGGACGACGTCGCGCACGACGCGCGTGGCGGCGCCGGCCAGCGCCTGTGCGTTGCCGCTGGCGCGGATCACGAGCCCCCCGGCGTAGGCGAACTCCTGCGTGAAGGGGGTGAAGACGACCCCGCGCGGCGCGGCGTCGAGCCCGCCGTCCCTGGTGTCGCCCACCACGCCGACGATGGTGCGCCACTCGCCGCTGATCCCGATGAACTTGAGGACCTCGCCGGTCCAGGCAACGCGCAGCCCGATGGGATCGCGCCCGGGAAAGAGCTGCCTGGCCAGCGTCTGGTTGATGATGACGACCCTCTGCGACGAGTCGCGGTCCGTGCTCGTGAACTCGCGCCCCTGGAGCAGGGGGATGGCCGACGCCTTGAAGTAGTCGGGGTCGGCGGTGCGCAATTCGGCGCGCGGCTGCGGCTCGCCAGCTGCAAGCGTGTGCCCCTCTCCCTTGACGTCGAGCTGGAACGGTGTCGCGCGCAACGGCATGGTGGAGCCCACCCCCACCGCCCGCACCCCGGGGAGGGCGCGGACCGCCTCGCGCATCCGCGCGTACAGTGCCTTGGTGTCGGCGTCGCTCCGCCCCCCGCCGCTGATGGGGACTTCCATCGTGAGCACCTCCTCGGCGGTGAGCCCGCTGTCGACGCTGGACAGCCGCTGCATGGTGCGCGTCAGGAGCCCGGCCCCGGTGAGGAGGACGACGGAGACGGCGACCTGCGCCACCACCAGCGTGCGTTGCAGCCGCTGGCGCGCCAGGCTCCCGCTGGCGCGCGAGGCGCCGGCGGCGATCAGCGTCCCCAGCCGCCCCTCGGCGGCCAGGCGCGGCGCGTACGAGATGAGGATGGCGATGGCGACGGTCAGGAGGAGGGTGAAGGCGAGGACGACGCCATCGATGCGGATCTCGTTGGCGCGCGGCGAGTAGCGTTCGGCGAACGCGGCCAGGAGCCGCACCCCGCCGATGGCGATCAGGAGCCCAAGGACGGCGCCGGCCGAGGCGAGGAGGAGGTTCTCGACCAGGAGGAGGCGCCGCAGGCGGGCGGTCCCGGCGCCCAGCGCGGAGCGGATCACCAGCTCGTGCTCGCGCCTGACGCCGCGCATGAGCGAGAGGTTGGCGACGTTGGCCGCCGAGATGACCATCACGAAGGCGGCGGCCCCCATCAGGAGCCAGAGCGTGAGGCGGGCACGTTCGCCCAGCACCTCCACGAAGGGCGTCACCGTGACGCGGTATCCCGACCCGGCATCATACGCCTCGGGAAACTCGGCCTGCACACGCTTGCGGATGGTCGCCACTTCGCTGCGCGCCTGGTCCAGCGTCGCGCCGGGGGCCAGGCGGGCAATCATGTCGGTCATCCGGTGCGTGCGCCCGTGCACCATCATCGCGCTGGTGTGGTGCTCGCTGATCACCATGTTCATCAGCGCGTCGAAGCGCTCGGGAAAGGTCGGCGCCGGCTGCAGGACGCCGACGACTTCCACCGCGCGCCCGTCGATGCGCACCGACTTCCCGACGATCGTCGCGTCGCCGCCGAAGCGCTGGTGCCAGTAGTCGTGGGTGAGGACGACGACCGGGGGGACCCCTGTCCCGTCGTCGCGCTCGTCGAGGACGCGCCCCAGCACCGGCGAGAGCCCCATCACCTGGAAGTAGTTGCCGGTCACCAGGCCGACCTGCATGCGCACGGCGTCGTCCTTGCCCTGCAGCGTCAAGAGCACCCCCGAGTACTCGGCGATCCCCTGCAGCGACTTGGCGCTGTTGCGGAAGTCGAGGATCTCCGGGACGGAGAAGCGGATGTTCTCGCCCCCCGGCCCCTCGATGCTCTGGCGCAGGTAGACGAGGCGGTCGCCCTCGCGATGCGGGAGCGGCTTGAGGAGGACGGCACGCACCACGGAGAAGATCGCGGTGTTGGCGCCGATCCCCAGCCCGAGGGTGAGGATCACGGTCGTCGCGAAGCCGCGAGAGCGCGCCAGCGAGCGCAGGGCGAAGCGCAGGTCGGGGAGGGGCATGGGGACTCGCACGAGGGGCGTGGTGCCCGGTCCCGCTCGGGGGGTGTGAGGCCGGGCCGTTACCGCTACGTCGCGTCAGCGGGCATGGTTTCGACGTTCGAGAGGGGCGAAAATCATCGGTCGCGCCACGCCGTCAGCTGCGGGACGAGCCGGCCGCCGGGGAGTCGAGCAGCGTGCGCACCCGTTGCGCCAGCGTCTCGGGCGAGAAGGGCTTCTGGATGAACGCGGCCCAGGGCTCGAGGGCCTCGGGGTGAAGGGCGAGGTCGTCGGCGTAGCCCGAGATCACGACGGCGCGCAGCCCGGGCATGGACTCGCGCAGCTGGCTGGCGAGTGCGAGGCCGTTGATGCCCGGGAGCACGTGGTCGGTGACCAGCAGGTCGATGTCCCGCTGGTGCCGCGCGCCGAGCGAGAGCGCGGTGCGACCATCCGGCGCCTCGATGACGACGTAGCCGAAGCGTTCGAGGACGCGGCGCATCACGCCGCGCACCGCCGCCGTGTCTTCCACCAGCAGGAGCGTCTCCCGCCCTCGCAGTGCGAGCGGTGGCGCCTCGGACGCTTCCAGCTCGGCGGGGGCGTCGGCGTGCGGCAGGTAGATCGTGAACGTCGTGCCGCGCCCCTCCGCGCTGTCGACCTCGATGAATCCCCCGCACTGCTTGACGATCCCGTAGACCGTTGCCAGCCCGAGCCCGGTCCCCTTGCCGGCCTCCTTGGTGGTGAAGAAGGGCTCGAAGATGCGCGCCTGCGTTTCCCGGCTCATCCCCAGGCCGGCGTCGCGCACCACGAGCACCGCGTAGTGACCGGGGAGCGGGGCCCCAGGCCGCGACACGGCGTCGCCGTCGACCACCCTGGCGGCGGTCACGATGTGCAGCACGCCGCCGTCGGGCATGGCGTCGCGCGCGTTGACGGTGAGGTTGATCAGCACCTGCTCCATCTGCCCCGGGTCGGCGCGGATATGCGGGGCGTCGGCCGCCAGCGACAGCTGCAAGGCGACGTCGTGTTCGAGGAGGCGCTGCAGCATCTTCACGCTCCCCGACACCAGGTCGTTGAGCGAGACGACGCGGGGCTGCACGACCTGCTGCCGGGTGAACGCGAGGAGCTGCCGGGTCAGCGTCGCCGCCGTCGTCGCGGCGTGCTGGATCTCCATCAGGTCCTCGCGCAGCACGTCGTTGCCGGCGCCGAAGTCCTTCAGCAGGAGGTCGGCGTAGCTGGTGATGACGGTGAGCACGTTGTTGAAGTCATGGGCGACGCCGCCGGCCAGTCGCCCCACCGCCTGCATCTTCTGCGCGTGGCGCAGCTGCTCCTCGCTGGCCCGGAGGGCCGCCTCGGCCTGCTTGCGCGCCGAGATGTCGACCATCGTGGCCATGATCGCGCGCGCGCGATCCCACGGGATGTTGGCCACGCTGCACTCGAGCCAGCGCTGGATCCCGTCGTCGCCGGTCACCCGGCACTCGAAGCGGGCCGGGACGGAGATGCCGGCGCGCACCGACTGCACGAAGCCCTCGACCAGCTCCCGGTCCTCGTCGATCACGTGCGACCAGAGGTCCTTCCCGATGCAGGCCTCCGGAGAGGGGAGCGCGAAGAGCTCGGCACAGGCCGGGTTGGCGAGGCGGATCTGCCCGTCGACCTCGATGACGATGGCCTGGATGGAGCCGTCGACCAGGCCGCGGTAGCGCGCCTCGCTGGCGCGCAACGACTCCTCGAACCGAACGCGCTCGATCGCGAAGCGGATGGACTGGAGGAGGAGCGGTCCGTCGACCTGTCCCTTGACCAGGTAGTCCTGTGCCCCCTCGCGGACCGCGCGCTCGGCGATGTCCGCGTCCTGCAGCCCGGTGAGGACCACGATGGGGGTTCCCGGGCGCCGCGCGTGCGCCTCCAGAAAGGTCGCCAATCCCGAGCTGTCGGGAAGGCTGAGGTCGAGGAGCACGGCATTGAACCCCTCGTGAGACAGGTAGTCCAGTGCCTGGCGGAGCCGTCCGGCGTGCGTGAGTTCCACGAAGGCCGGCGCCACGTCCTTGAGCAGCTCCGTGAC harbors:
- a CDS encoding acylhydrolase, coding for MRRTTAALQVALLALALVVAGPAAGRAQQGDWANLARYREANIALGAPAPGDARVVFMGNSITEGWAPYFATMFPGKQYVGRGISGQTTPQMLVRFRQDVIALRPAVVVILAGTNDIAGNTGPSTLEMIEDNLASMAELAQANGIRVVLSSVLPVWDYPWKRGVEPAPRIVALNDWMRRYAASRGMVYLDYHSAMADERNGLRADLSGDGVHPNEAGYRVMAPLAEAAIAEALRSK